A region from the Nocardia terpenica genome encodes:
- a CDS encoding excinuclease ABC subunit UvrA yields the protein MAAGRKMADPVHRIEIEGVREHNLKNISVAIPKNALTVFTGVSGSGKSSLAFATIAVESQRQLNETYTTFVRNRLPRYEKPDVDRIEGLTTAVVVDQKPIGGNARSTVGTATDIYSIIRVLFSRAGEPSAGMATVYSFNTPEGACPRCDGLGRVMTVNLDAMIDTSLSLNAGALRFPLFAVGTVQWHMFAQSGLFDLDKPLSRYSEAEWKNLIDGSDDEVKIRTAGGAMTTYEGLVAKFRRLYLNRDLSALSARTRKAVERFTTRGPCPECGGARLNRAALKTEINGRTIADYVTMEVTELIEVLGTIDHPLGTPLAEQAIAGLRRLDDIGLGYLTLGRETPTLSGGEAQRLKMVRFLGSSLTGMTYIFDEPSVGLHPRDVSRMNTLLRELRDKGNTVLVVEHDRDVIAIADHIVDLGPAAGVHGGEIVYQGDYPGLRASDTVTGAALRRRGRLKDECRSPTGYLRIEHANLHNLRDISVDIPTGVLTVFTGVAGSGKSTLVSEVFAARHPEAVMVDQAGIASSSRSTAVSHLGVMDSIRAAFATANSVDAGLFSFNSTGACRECGGRGEVTADMAFMDPVTTLCERCRGTRYDPDVLAYTLHGRDIVQVLASTADEAMSFFTDRTLRARIGSLVEVGLGYLTLGQPLSTLSGGERQRLKLAGELGRSGGIYILDEPTTGLHMSDIGTLLTLLDRLVDAGNTVVVIEHDLDVIEHADHIIDLGPDGGRHGGRVVFQGTPADLLRAETFTAEYVRRDLAGQR from the coding sequence GTGGCTGCCGGGAGGAAGATGGCCGATCCGGTGCATCGGATCGAGATCGAGGGCGTCCGCGAGCACAATCTGAAGAACATCTCGGTGGCGATTCCGAAGAATGCGCTCACGGTGTTCACCGGGGTGTCGGGTTCCGGGAAGTCGTCGCTGGCGTTCGCCACCATCGCGGTGGAATCGCAGCGGCAGTTGAACGAGACCTATACGACGTTCGTGCGAAACCGGTTGCCGCGGTATGAGAAACCCGATGTCGACCGGATCGAGGGGCTGACGACCGCGGTGGTGGTCGATCAGAAACCGATTGGCGGCAATGCCCGGTCGACGGTCGGCACGGCCACCGATATCTATTCGATCATCCGGGTGCTGTTCTCCCGGGCGGGTGAGCCGTCGGCCGGGATGGCGACGGTGTATTCGTTCAACACCCCGGAAGGCGCGTGCCCGCGGTGCGACGGTCTCGGCCGGGTGATGACGGTGAATCTGGACGCCATGATCGACACGTCGCTGTCGCTCAACGCAGGGGCCTTGCGGTTTCCGTTGTTCGCGGTCGGCACGGTGCAGTGGCACATGTTCGCCCAGTCGGGTCTGTTCGACCTGGACAAGCCGTTGTCGCGCTACAGCGAGGCCGAATGGAAGAACCTGATCGACGGCTCCGACGACGAGGTGAAGATCCGGACCGCGGGCGGAGCCATGACCACCTATGAGGGACTGGTCGCCAAATTCCGTCGCCTGTATCTCAACCGAGATCTGTCCGCGTTGTCCGCCCGCACTCGGAAGGCGGTCGAGCGGTTCACCACTCGGGGGCCGTGTCCGGAGTGCGGTGGTGCCCGGCTGAACCGGGCGGCACTGAAAACAGAGATCAACGGCCGTACGATCGCCGACTACGTGACCATGGAGGTGACCGAGCTGATCGAGGTGCTCGGCACGATCGATCATCCGCTCGGCACCCCGCTGGCGGAGCAGGCCATCGCCGGACTGCGGCGCCTCGACGACATCGGTCTGGGCTATCTGACCCTCGGCCGGGAAACGCCGACCCTGTCCGGCGGTGAGGCGCAGCGGCTGAAGATGGTGCGGTTTCTCGGCTCGTCGCTGACCGGGATGACCTACATATTCGACGAACCCAGCGTGGGCCTGCATCCCCGCGATGTGAGCCGGATGAACACGCTGCTGCGGGAATTGCGGGACAAGGGCAACACGGTGCTCGTCGTGGAACACGACCGCGACGTCATCGCCATCGCCGACCATATCGTCGATCTGGGCCCGGCCGCGGGGGTGCACGGCGGCGAAATCGTCTACCAAGGCGACTACCCGGGCCTGCGCGCAAGCGACACCGTCACCGGTGCAGCGCTACGCCGCCGCGGTCGGCTGAAGGACGAATGTCGTTCTCCCACCGGGTATCTGCGTATCGAACACGCGAACCTGCACAATCTGCGCGATATCAGCGTGGATATTCCGACCGGGGTGCTGACCGTGTTCACCGGAGTGGCGGGCTCGGGCAAATCCACACTGGTGTCGGAGGTTTTCGCCGCCCGCCATCCGGAAGCGGTCATGGTCGATCAGGCCGGGATCGCGTCGTCGTCACGCTCGACCGCGGTCAGCCATCTCGGCGTCATGGATAGCATCCGCGCGGCGTTCGCCACCGCGAACAGTGTTGACGCCGGGCTGTTTTCATTCAACAGCACAGGCGCATGCCGGGAGTGCGGCGGCCGCGGCGAGGTCACGGCGGACATGGCGTTCATGGATCCGGTGACGACACTGTGCGAGCGCTGCCGCGGAACCCGCTACGACCCCGACGTTCTCGCCTACACGCTGCATGGCAGGGACATCGTGCAGGTATTGGCATCGACCGCCGACGAGGCCATGTCGTTCTTCACCGACCGCACCCTACGCGCCAGGATCGGTTCGCTGGTCGAGGTCGGGCTCGGCTATCTCACCCTGGGCCAGCCATTGTCGACGTTGTCCGGCGGAGAACGCCAGCGGCTGAAGCTGGCCGGTGAACTCGGCAGGTCCGGCGGAATCTACATTCTGGACGAGCCCACCACCGGATTGCACATGTCCGACATCGGCACCCTGCTGACATTGCTCGATCGCCTCGTCGACGCGGGCAACACCGTTGTGGTGATCGAGCACGACCTCGATGTGATCGAACACGCCGACCACATCATCGACCTCGGCCCCGACGGCGGACGGCACGGCGGCCGCGTCGTCTTCCAGGGCACCCCGGCCGACCTGCTGCGCGCGGAGACGTTCACCGCCGAGTATGTCCGCCGCGACCTGGCCGGACAGCGGTGA
- a CDS encoding helix-turn-helix transcriptional regulator yields the protein MRDPSGRLLHLLSLLQSPREWTGIELAERLGVTPRTIRRDVERLRELGYPVHATQGNVGGYRLVAGTAMPPLVLDDEEAVAIAIGLRTGATAAVTGIEDASLRALAKLEQVLPSRLRRRLADLSHAAVVLPATATVSVDPETLAALASSCAAHEKVRFTYTKADDEVTKRFVEPHRLVSAGRRWYLVAFDSDRADWRTFRVDRITAVHRTGVRVPARELPDGADAAAWLTRSLQRTGTVQARVLLHEPIDVARDHVGARQGILEAADDGTCILTTYPDRPEYVAFNITLLPMPYTVLDPPDIAPLVRAIGERALAGTADPTGNDPVTP from the coding sequence ATGCGAGATCCGTCGGGCCGACTGCTGCACCTGCTGTCGCTGCTGCAATCACCACGCGAATGGACCGGCATCGAACTCGCCGAACGACTCGGCGTGACCCCGCGCACGATCCGCCGCGACGTCGAACGCCTGCGGGAACTCGGTTACCCCGTGCACGCCACCCAGGGCAATGTCGGCGGCTATCGCCTGGTCGCCGGGACCGCCATGCCGCCGCTGGTGCTCGACGACGAGGAAGCGGTCGCCATTGCCATCGGCCTGCGTACCGGCGCGACCGCGGCGGTCACCGGGATCGAGGACGCCTCCCTTCGGGCCTTGGCCAAACTCGAGCAGGTGCTTCCCAGCCGGTTGCGTCGCCGCCTCGCCGACCTCTCGCACGCCGCCGTCGTGCTGCCCGCCACCGCGACCGTCTCTGTTGATCCGGAAACCCTTGCCGCCCTGGCCTCCTCGTGCGCCGCCCACGAGAAGGTCCGCTTCACCTACACCAAGGCCGACGACGAGGTCACCAAGCGTTTCGTCGAACCGCATCGGCTGGTGTCGGCCGGACGTCGCTGGTATCTGGTCGCGTTCGACAGCGACCGCGCCGACTGGCGCACCTTCCGCGTCGACCGCATCACCGCCGTACACCGCACCGGCGTCCGCGTGCCCGCCCGGGAACTGCCCGACGGCGCCGACGCCGCGGCCTGGCTCACCCGCTCCCTGCAACGCACCGGCACCGTCCAGGCCCGCGTACTCCTGCACGAACCCATCGACGTCGCCCGCGATCATGTCGGCGCGCGACAGGGCATTCTCGAAGCCGCCGACGACGGCACCTGCATTCTCACCACCTACCCCGACCGACCCGAATACGTCGCCTTCAACATCACCCTGCTCCCCATGCCCTACACCGTGCTCGACCCACCCGACATCGCTCCACTGGTGCGCGCCATCGGTGAGCGGGCACTCGCCGGGACCGCGGACCCCACCGGAAACGACCCGGTCACGCCGTGA
- a CDS encoding radical SAM protein: protein MTHLFDIEGTARDEVSPFGGMTFHEVRAKTMLNRLAGATAGGMGWTLNPYRGCAHGCTYCFARTGHQHLGFGITEDFSKQIVVKTNAAEVLRAELRRGRVRDDWVMVGTSTDCYQRAEGRYRLMPEILRVLAEYRIRFTTTTKSALLLRDIELFARAAERADVLVMTSLGSLDDRVRRVFEPAASPPKARLNIVRTLRAAGIPAGVLIAPIIPHAGDHPAALDALVDACVDAGAVTVFPDVMRIKAALRPWFLEQAAATVPPDLARRLTDSYGRHRSMPDDYIDRVTAHVHARARRHGLPTWSEYIAAHSAPIPQEERQLRLL, encoded by the coding sequence ATGACGCACTTGTTCGACATCGAGGGAACCGCGCGAGACGAGGTATCGCCCTTCGGCGGCATGACTTTTCACGAGGTGCGCGCCAAGACGATGCTCAACCGTTTGGCGGGCGCTACCGCGGGCGGAATGGGCTGGACGCTGAATCCGTATCGGGGCTGTGCCCACGGCTGCACGTACTGTTTCGCCCGGACCGGGCACCAGCATCTCGGATTCGGCATCACCGAGGATTTCAGCAAACAGATCGTGGTGAAAACCAATGCCGCCGAGGTATTGCGGGCGGAGTTGCGGCGCGGGCGCGTCCGTGATGATTGGGTGATGGTGGGCACCTCGACCGACTGTTATCAGCGCGCCGAGGGCCGGTATCGGTTGATGCCCGAGATTCTGCGTGTGCTGGCCGAGTATCGGATCAGGTTCACCACGACCACGAAAAGTGCTCTGCTGCTTCGGGATATCGAGTTGTTCGCGCGGGCGGCCGAGCGGGCGGACGTGCTGGTTATGACCTCGCTCGGCTCGCTCGACGACCGGGTCCGGCGCGTGTTCGAACCGGCGGCGTCCCCACCGAAGGCCCGATTGAACATCGTCCGGACCCTCCGTGCCGCCGGTATCCCTGCGGGCGTGCTCATCGCTCCGATCATTCCGCACGCGGGCGACCACCCCGCGGCCCTCGACGCCTTGGTCGACGCTTGCGTGGATGCTGGTGCGGTGACGGTCTTTCCGGATGTCATGCGCATAAAGGCGGCGCTGCGCCCCTGGTTCCTCGAGCAGGCCGCCGCCACCGTGCCACCGGATCTGGCGCGGCGGCTGACCGACAGTTACGGCCGTCATCGGAGCATGCCGGACGACTACATCGACCGGGTCACCGCACACGTCCACGCACGGGCACGGCGGCACGGCCTGCCCACCTGGTCGGAATACATCGCCGCGCACAGCGCCCCCATACCCCAGGAGGAGCGCCAATTACGGCTCCTCTGA
- a CDS encoding phthiocerol/phthiodiolone dimycocerosyl transferase family protein, translating to MGSDTVIRRLAPSEVGEFAATTAVTLVPFCAHPDRTDVVALARDIGDRLTVGMTDGGIQRRALGTTGPPENHRTVPVVNSSNWGKIPDFTAPRGITVEDFRRAGFSLAISTALEPFYIITSFAGRLGIHIGASTVADIASAQRRAAAVVDELNGIVAAASS from the coding sequence ATGGGTAGCGACACCGTCATTCGTCGGCTTGCGCCGAGTGAGGTCGGTGAATTCGCCGCGACGACGGCCGTCACCTTGGTGCCCTTCTGCGCTCACCCCGACCGCACCGATGTCGTCGCCCTCGCCCGCGATATCGGCGACCGGCTCACTGTGGGGATGACCGATGGCGGCATACAACGTCGTGCGCTCGGCACCACTGGGCCGCCGGAGAACCACCGGACGGTCCCGGTGGTCAACTCGTCGAACTGGGGCAAGATCCCCGACTTCACCGCGCCCAGGGGGATCACGGTCGAAGACTTCCGGCGCGCGGGCTTTTCGCTGGCCATCTCCACCGCGCTCGAGCCGTTCTACATCATCACCAGTTTCGCGGGACGGCTCGGTATCCACATCGGCGCCTCGACCGTGGCCGATATCGCATCGGCCCAGCGCAGGGCCGCCGCCGTGGTCGATGAACTGAACGGCATCGTGGCTGCGGCGAGTAGCTGA
- a CDS encoding VOC family protein — protein MNAMSPGQVCWFEFLTADPATIEKFYGQLLGWTVVSGPLSPDLRIYAHSAVLPMGSISETASGGEHLRVGVASADVASDAARLTRLGASIAEPATEDSAVVADPLGHTFTLSSDPLGSIEFPPGRGSMAWFELGTADPRAVESFYTEAFGWRFEFDQNAGKAYYNIFTGPQWPIGGMYDLGPDGPEYFIPCYLVDDVPALGEAAEKLGGAVESGPDGCPDGLMYSRIIDPGGNRFELFSNPGM, from the coding sequence ATGAACGCCATGTCACCCGGTCAGGTCTGCTGGTTCGAGTTCCTCACCGCCGATCCGGCGACGATCGAGAAGTTCTATGGGCAGCTGCTCGGCTGGACCGTCGTCTCCGGCCCGCTGTCCCCGGATCTGCGGATCTACGCCCACAGTGCCGTCTTGCCGATGGGGTCGATCAGCGAAACCGCTTCCGGCGGTGAGCATCTTCGCGTCGGTGTCGCATCGGCCGATGTCGCCTCCGACGCCGCGCGGCTGACGAGACTCGGCGCGTCGATCGCGGAACCGGCGACGGAGGACTCCGCTGTTGTGGCCGACCCGCTCGGCCATACCTTCACGCTGTCGTCCGACCCGCTCGGCTCGATCGAGTTCCCGCCTGGCCGCGGTTCGATGGCGTGGTTCGAACTCGGCACCGCCGACCCCCGCGCCGTCGAATCGTTCTACACCGAGGCATTCGGCTGGCGCTTCGAATTCGACCAGAACGCGGGCAAGGCGTACTACAACATCTTCACCGGCCCGCAATGGCCGATCGGAGGCATGTACGACCTCGGCCCCGACGGCCCGGAGTATTTCATTCCCTGCTACCTCGTGGACGATGTGCCCGCGCTCGGCGAGGCGGCCGAAAAGCTCGGCGGCGCAGTCGAATCCGGTCCCGACGGTTGCCCGGACGGACTGATGTACTCCCGCATCATCGACCCCGGCGGCAACCGTTTCGAACTGTTCTCCAACCCGGGAATGTGA
- a CDS encoding cytochrome P450 has translation MDTAGQDSIPRVPGAIPGLGHARRMLGDPSRFLSDLPAHGDVVEVRFGPAPVDFVCDPELVRTILLDDATFGRGGVLFDRVREVTGEGLGNCPHSEHRWQRRLLQPTFTATRVAAYAPTMIEQIGTIVDGWGDGQVLAVLAEMSAITSKTLVATLLCGSLPDDVLRMAHHDLQTVTTGVGRRMMIPPLLDRLPTRGKRRYDRARQRLRDTVDAIVADRRNRVGDELISLLLAARHPVSGRPLTDAEISDQVVSFFLAGTETTADTLAWAIHLVATHPEVQNRLHTEVDTYQVHHRPDRYEQPDRAAAIARTSVIPFGSGTRKCIGDDFAITETTLALATIAGRWRLEPIAGDRVRPSRIGMLRPRGLRVRVRSRSSAD, from the coding sequence ATGGATACGGCTGGCCAGGACAGCATCCCTCGTGTCCCCGGCGCCATTCCCGGCCTCGGTCATGCTCGCCGGATGCTGGGCGATCCCTCGAGGTTTCTGTCCGACCTGCCTGCCCATGGTGATGTGGTCGAGGTCCGGTTCGGCCCCGCCCCAGTCGATTTCGTCTGCGATCCCGAACTGGTGCGAACCATCCTGCTCGACGATGCCACCTTCGGCCGTGGCGGCGTGCTGTTCGACCGGGTCCGCGAGGTGACCGGTGAGGGTCTGGGCAATTGCCCGCACAGTGAGCATCGCTGGCAGCGGCGTCTGCTACAGCCGACCTTCACCGCTACCCGGGTGGCCGCCTACGCGCCGACCATGATCGAGCAGATCGGCACGATCGTCGACGGATGGGGCGACGGGCAGGTCCTCGCCGTGCTCGCCGAGATGTCGGCGATTACCTCGAAAACCCTTGTGGCCACCCTTCTTTGCGGGTCGCTCCCCGATGATGTGCTGCGCATGGCCCATCACGATCTGCAAACCGTCACCACTGGGGTCGGCCGCCGCATGATGATCCCGCCGCTGCTGGATCGACTGCCGACACGGGGCAAACGCCGCTACGACCGTGCGCGACAACGGTTACGCGACACTGTGGACGCGATCGTGGCCGATCGCCGGAACCGCGTCGGCGACGAGCTGATTTCGCTGCTGCTGGCGGCCCGCCATCCGGTATCCGGCCGACCGCTGACCGATGCCGAGATCTCCGATCAGGTCGTGTCGTTCTTCCTCGCGGGCACCGAAACCACCGCCGATACGCTGGCCTGGGCGATACATCTGGTCGCCACGCATCCGGAGGTACAGAACCGCCTGCATACCGAGGTCGATACCTACCAGGTCCATCACCGCCCCGACCGATACGAGCAGCCCGACCGCGCCGCCGCCATCGCCCGGACCAGCGTGATCCCCTTCGGCTCCGGCACCCGCAAATGCATCGGCGACGACTTCGCCATCACCGAAACCACCCTGGCACTCGCCACAATCGCCGGGCGATGGCGGCTGGAGCCGATCGCGGGCGACCGTGTCCGGCCCTCCCGCATCGGCATGCTGCGCCCACGCGGACTCCGCGTTCGAGTCCGGTCACGCTCCTCAGCCGATTGA
- a CDS encoding TetR/AcrR family transcriptional regulator, with the protein MPPAAQRRRRTDKPRREVIAEAAERVLAERGVEGLTHRAAAEAAGVPLGSTTYYFADRDDLIAAALERAVDRYAGYLRDWASEHGNDTPHQAVESLVDAVMACFGEQREQQTVELELYLAAARRPALRALADRFTELSLEALAPYLDPVASRVVISTMTGIILLGLAAQTPPHRDEVAQLLHYAVHTSTN; encoded by the coding sequence ATGCCGCCAGCCGCCCAACGTCGTCGCCGGACCGACAAGCCGCGTCGGGAAGTCATTGCGGAGGCCGCCGAGCGAGTGCTCGCGGAGCGGGGTGTGGAGGGGCTGACGCATCGGGCGGCGGCCGAAGCGGCGGGGGTGCCGTTGGGGTCTACCACCTATTACTTTGCCGATCGGGACGATCTGATTGCCGCGGCGCTCGAGCGTGCGGTCGACCGCTACGCCGGATATCTGCGGGATTGGGCGTCCGAGCACGGGAACGACACCCCGCACCAGGCGGTCGAGTCCCTGGTCGACGCGGTCATGGCCTGTTTCGGAGAGCAGCGCGAGCAGCAGACGGTGGAATTGGAGCTGTATCTCGCCGCCGCCCGCAGGCCCGCGCTGCGGGCACTGGCGGATCGGTTCACCGAATTGTCCCTGGAGGCGTTGGCCCCGTATCTGGATCCGGTCGCCTCTCGCGTGGTGATCAGTACGATGACCGGAATCATCCTGCTCGGCCTAGCCGCGCAAACCCCGCCCCATCGCGACGAAGTCGCCCAATTACTGCACTATGCAGTGCATACGAGTACGAACTGA
- a CDS encoding MFS transporter, translated as MTTIADLSEDRVQADPRRWLALAVLLAAAFMDSVDVTVVHIAIPSLQHDIGATAAQVQWITGGYALAFALGLVTGGRLGDMFGRKRLLLFGIAAFTLTSLLCGVASGPEMLLAGRVLQGAAAAMMVPQVLSIVHVSFAEHERAKVFGIYGAVMGLGTTAGPLIGASLVEGNLFGLHWRPIFLVNLPIGLAVFVIGALVVRESKSERATKLDLPGVALVTAGLFLLMLPLTQGRELGWPAWSIAMLAGSAPVLALFVAYERWLDRRGGQPLVPLALFRARSFSGGLAVQLCFGLASGVFFLAWILYLQLGLGWSPVKAALAGLPLSIGLILGAGVSTQILVPRFGRTALQSGGLITVGGALLYHMLVAHNGTSMSVAQTAIPAVLMGLGFGTIIAPLTDMALSAVPHDAAGAASGLFNTVTQLGQALGIALSSLVFFGRLDHGDDMPTAFGYSLWYVAAGFVLAFVLLFALPRVTKSPAAESIPA; from the coding sequence ATGACAACAATCGCTGACCTCTCCGAAGACCGTGTGCAGGCCGATCCACGGCGGTGGCTGGCCTTGGCCGTGTTGTTGGCGGCGGCGTTCATGGACTCGGTCGATGTGACCGTGGTGCATATCGCGATCCCGAGCCTGCAGCACGATATCGGCGCGACGGCCGCGCAGGTGCAGTGGATCACCGGCGGCTACGCTCTGGCGTTCGCGCTGGGCCTAGTGACCGGCGGTCGGCTCGGTGACATGTTCGGCCGAAAACGGCTGTTGCTGTTCGGTATTGCCGCGTTCACTCTCACCTCGCTGCTGTGCGGCGTCGCCTCCGGTCCCGAGATGCTGCTGGCCGGTCGGGTGCTGCAGGGCGCGGCGGCGGCGATGATGGTGCCGCAGGTGCTGTCGATCGTCCACGTCAGCTTCGCCGAGCACGAGCGGGCGAAGGTGTTCGGCATTTACGGCGCGGTCATGGGCCTGGGCACCACGGCCGGTCCGCTGATCGGGGCGAGCCTGGTCGAGGGGAATCTGTTCGGCCTGCACTGGCGGCCCATCTTCCTGGTCAATCTGCCGATTGGCCTGGCCGTGTTCGTCATCGGGGCGCTGGTCGTCCGGGAGTCGAAGTCCGAGCGGGCCACGAAGCTCGATTTGCCCGGCGTCGCGCTGGTGACCGCCGGACTGTTCCTGCTCATGTTGCCGCTGACTCAGGGCCGCGAACTCGGTTGGCCCGCATGGTCGATCGCCATGCTCGCCGGTTCGGCGCCGGTGCTTGCGCTATTCGTCGCCTACGAACGGTGGCTGGACCGGCGCGGTGGTCAGCCGCTGGTGCCGCTGGCATTGTTCCGGGCGCGCAGCTTCTCCGGCGGGCTGGCCGTGCAGCTGTGCTTCGGGCTCGCCTCCGGCGTGTTCTTCCTCGCCTGGATCCTGTATCTGCAGCTCGGGCTGGGCTGGTCGCCGGTCAAGGCGGCGCTGGCCGGTCTGCCGCTGTCGATCGGACTGATCCTCGGTGCCGGTGTGTCGACCCAAATCCTGGTCCCCCGCTTCGGCCGCACCGCCCTCCAGTCCGGTGGACTGATCACCGTCGGCGGCGCACTGCTGTACCACATGCTCGTCGCACACAACGGCACCTCGATGTCGGTCGCGCAGACCGCGATTCCGGCCGTCCTCATGGGCCTGGGCTTCGGAACGATCATCGCCCCGCTCACCGACATGGCCCTCTCCGCGGTTCCGCACGACGCTGCGGGCGCGGCGTCCGGATTGTTCAACACCGTCACCCAGCTCGGCCAGGCCCTCGGCATCGCCCTCTCGTCGCTGGTGTTCTTCGGCCGTCTTGACCACGGCGACGACATGCCGACAGCCTTCGGCTATTCGCTGTGGTACGTCGCCGCCGGTTTCGTTCTGGCATTCGTGCTGCTGTTCGCGCTGCCGCGCGTCACCAAATCACCGGCGGCAGAGTCCATTCCGGCCTGA
- a CDS encoding cytochrome c oxidase assembly protein yields MGDTPPNWGSVLTAWTFSPVVDALLVVGAAGYGWLVHRRREPWPTIRVVCWYAGLVGLVVTLDSALARYAHHLFTAHMVVHLMMIMVVPALLVWAQPIRLGYDAMGARARSVVDRVRTRTPVRFLVSAWFTVPLYSAVIVLTHLTGFQQAMATHMWIHDAELLLYFLSGYLLLLPLAGGELTVEPPWPYSLRLLVLAVCMGPDTLVGVTLMMSSSVLAPAYAASRTWGPDALGDQSAAGVIMWVGGDGLMMLLMIIVAGQWIRSGDRSFGPWLDDVRRRATLGEFATDTTDIDDEQAALDAYNARLADLHSRDRPHHDGGRDTDPR; encoded by the coding sequence ATGGGCGATACTCCGCCGAACTGGGGCAGTGTGCTCACGGCGTGGACGTTTTCGCCGGTGGTGGATGCGCTGCTGGTCGTAGGCGCGGCAGGTTACGGATGGCTGGTGCACCGGCGGCGCGAGCCGTGGCCGACGATCCGCGTCGTCTGCTGGTATGCGGGGCTGGTGGGCCTGGTCGTGACCCTCGACAGCGCGCTGGCGCGGTATGCGCATCACCTGTTCACCGCGCACATGGTGGTGCACCTGATGATGATCATGGTCGTGCCCGCGCTGCTGGTCTGGGCGCAGCCGATCCGGCTGGGCTACGACGCCATGGGCGCGCGGGCCCGCTCGGTCGTCGATCGCGTGCGGACCCGGACGCCGGTGCGGTTTCTGGTCTCGGCGTGGTTCACGGTGCCGCTGTACAGCGCGGTGATCGTGCTGACGCATCTGACCGGTTTCCAGCAGGCGATGGCGACGCACATGTGGATCCACGACGCGGAGCTGCTGCTGTATTTCCTCAGCGGGTACCTGCTGCTGCTTCCCCTCGCGGGCGGGGAGCTCACCGTCGAGCCGCCGTGGCCGTATTCGCTGCGGCTGCTGGTGCTCGCCGTCTGTATGGGTCCGGACACGCTGGTCGGTGTCACGCTGATGATGTCGTCGAGCGTGCTCGCGCCCGCCTACGCCGCCTCCCGCACCTGGGGTCCGGATGCGCTCGGCGACCAGAGCGCGGCGGGGGTGATCATGTGGGTCGGTGGCGACGGCCTGATGATGCTGTTGATGATCATCGTTGCCGGGCAATGGATCCGATCCGGCGACCGCAGTTTCGGCCCATGGCTCGACGATGTCCGCCGCCGCGCCACCCTCGGCGAATTCGCCACGGACACCACCGATATCGACGACGAACAGGCGGCCCTGGACGCCTACAACGCCCGGCTGGCCGACCTGCACAGCCGCGACCGGCCCCACCACGACGGCGGCCGCGACACGGACCCTCGATGA
- a CDS encoding NAD(P)H-dependent flavin oxidoreductase, with protein sequence MDILDRFRLDVPVVQAGMGNIAGGRLAAAVASAGGLGTIGLLPPDELRAAIGRVREEAVDRAVSVNLLMPFARRHHVRVCLEEHVDVVVLAFGGNRAVVQELREAGAFVLVLVGTEEQARAAVAWGADGLIAQGREAGGHLVGTVAALEFLPRVLPIAGSRPVLLAGGIANATDTAAALAEGAAGVVAGTRFVLTEESGAHREYKRRVLAAEKTLETTLFGLGWPARHRVVPTPVTERWCRPDGAARRLPSLINACSGPLARVVPESSAGSVLAKQRPWLPLFSPAVPVEGMPEQWVDHAALYAGDSALRMDRVIPAKQAVAELAGR encoded by the coding sequence GTGGATATTCTCGACAGGTTTCGGTTGGACGTTCCGGTCGTGCAGGCGGGCATGGGCAACATCGCTGGCGGCCGGTTGGCCGCGGCGGTGGCCAGCGCGGGCGGGCTGGGAACTATCGGTCTGCTGCCACCAGACGAGTTGCGCGCGGCGATCGGCAGAGTCCGTGAGGAGGCCGTCGATCGAGCGGTGTCGGTCAATCTGTTGATGCCTTTCGCCCGCCGGCACCATGTCCGGGTCTGTCTGGAGGAGCACGTCGATGTCGTGGTGCTCGCTTTCGGTGGCAACCGCGCCGTCGTGCAGGAACTGCGAGAGGCTGGCGCGTTCGTTCTCGTGTTGGTTGGCACCGAGGAGCAGGCTCGCGCCGCGGTGGCGTGGGGTGCCGACGGGCTGATTGCCCAGGGCCGCGAGGCGGGCGGACATCTGGTGGGAACCGTTGCAGCGCTGGAGTTCCTGCCGCGGGTGCTGCCGATCGCGGGCTCTCGTCCGGTGCTGCTGGCTGGAGGGATTGCCAACGCAACCGATACCGCTGCCGCGTTGGCCGAGGGTGCTGCGGGCGTGGTCGCAGGAACCCGGTTCGTGTTGACCGAGGAGTCCGGAGCGCACCGCGAATACAAACGTCGCGTGCTCGCTGCCGAGAAGACACTGGAGACGACGCTGTTCGGCCTGGGGTGGCCGGCTCGGCATCGGGTCGTTCCGACTCCGGTCACCGAACGCTGGTGCCGCCCCGATGGGGCCGCGCGGCGATTGCCCTCGTTGATCAATGCCTGTAGTGGTCCGCTGGCGCGGGTGGTGCCCGAAAGCAGCGCGGGATCGGTTCTGGCCAAACAGCGACCTTGGCTCCCGTTGTTCAGCCCCGCGGTGCCGGTGGAGGGCATGCCGGAGCAGTGGGTCGACCATGCTGCGCTGTATGCGGGCGACTCCGCGCTGCGGATGGATCGGGTGATTCCGGCGAAACAAGCCGTGGCTGAACTGGCCGGACGCTGA